In Myxococcus xanthus, one DNA window encodes the following:
- a CDS encoding VOC family protein, producing the protein MKITSYYPVIMTNDVAGTAAFYTAHFGFSPRFTSDWYVHLQSDDAEHVALAILDGRHETVPAVARGTVAGTILNFEVEDPDAVYRDVQAAGLPIHLPLRDEAFGQRHFITADPNGVLIDVIKPIPPSEDFAKQYEASALPVG; encoded by the coding sequence ATGAAAATCACCAGTTACTACCCGGTCATCATGACGAACGACGTCGCGGGTACGGCGGCGTTCTACACGGCGCACTTCGGCTTCAGCCCGCGCTTCACCAGCGACTGGTACGTCCACCTCCAGTCGGACGATGCAGAGCATGTCGCGCTGGCCATCCTCGACGGCCGGCACGAAACGGTGCCGGCGGTGGCCCGGGGCACGGTGGCGGGGACCATCCTGAACTTCGAAGTGGAAGACCCGGACGCCGTCTACCGGGACGTGCAGGCCGCCGGCCTGCCCATCCACCTCCCGCTGAGGGACGAGGCGTTTGGCCAGCGGCACTTCATCACCGCGGACCCCAACGGGGTGCTCATCGACGTCATCAAGCCCATTCCGCCGAGCGAGGACTTCGCGAAGCAGTACGAGGCCAGCGCGCTTCCCGTCGGGTGA